The genome window AGAATATTACAACcataatttttcagtttgatagaacctgtttgaaatttttggttttttaagtcTCCTGACAGTAATTTCTTGGGTCGCCATCATTCATAACATtgctttttttgtgtttatttatataaatagaaatcttCTTACTGGTGTTATATCcttcaatttgtaaaaaattaattttgccagACATCTTTACAATAGATAAGTGATAATAAGAGGTTTCATGTTTCATCGCTTACTACTTTATTAACACTAAATAGAACAAATGGCAGATGGCTTTATAGTGAGATTATAGACTGTTGGTACACACTATGCATGTGCTACATTGCTATGACAACATATTTGTCATCAGACACTGAAAGTCACTGTTTGAATAGCcctcaaataaattgaaaactaaatgggtagaatttgataatttaaattaaataagcagaactttacaaatttatctctttaattaatttacttataccTATCTGATCgtgattaaaaatttgaattattatagaTGAATTGGTAAGAGCTCTTAATACTTTGAATATATTTGGtggttaaattgaaaaagaaaaggaaaaagatgaataaaaacatgtttgtgtctatgaataaaatattcatagaaacaaacatgttttaaaaattgataattttctaatatatttacaactgaaaaagatgcaatttttgttttacaacagGAAGgagaacgaaataaaaaatttgataactttTTACAATACATACCAAAGATATCAACTGGTAACTGCTCAGTTAAAGTTCCCACACTGGatgttattttatggtttttacctGAGTTAATAGAAAGCAATCGTTTTAGCAATTATTTTGCTTATCCTGGTTCACTGACTACACCACCATTCACAGAAAGTGTTACATTCATAATTATACCAGAACCAGTAACTGTGTCTCATGTACAAGTAAGtgaagtttgtttttcttttcatttaggatattaaagtttataaaaaatgttacttttttgaaaaaaattactacattttgaCATTTTATACAGGATAGGAAGTCAGCTGTTgcattaaataatcatttctaataattttataaaattctcaaagaccatgaatcatttttttttaatgaaatttctactGAAATTTATCCAGAATGAAGTGGTCTAGAAAGGTGAACGTGTATGTTGAGAggtatgcaaaaaaattaaagtgtagaAGTAATTGTTACGTTTCACGTGTGtcgtcgggtgctgctacctagcgaagGCTTGGGCTCTCCGGAAAGCTATGGTCATCccatgtcctacgtcataataccgcaaggagtggtcattatgatgtagcgacTTGTATTTCATTCGGCGCCAGAATCTGACCCAGAGTCATGTTGTACATTCAGTCCGCATGGACACGCATACTAATAttcggatgaacgcttattttctttttatacttatatgttattaagttcaattaaatGTGTTATGTAAGATGTTCAATCatatgttatcgaaatgtcaaacgacaagtaattaaatatattttacgtaaataattctaataattttatgtgcGCATGATGTAAAACTAGCAACCATAAACTGTATcaatgtgataaatttttaagttataatgttaatgaaataaaaaattttgtgtttcaagaaaaatgtcttaattgtttaagtaaacatGTTGTGAAAGATTGCCCAAGCAATCATAAATGTAAGAAATGCTCACGGAAGCATCATATactaattcatttagataaaacgcTGCAAGAGCCAGCAATTAAATCTTCTAAGCCGAATCAAGCTCCTTCGGCTAGTAGTTCATATTATACTTCAAAATCAGAAACTAACAAGTCTGTTTTATTTGCAACAGCTGTagttaatgtaaaagataaaaagggTAATTTCATCCAAGCCAGGGTCTTACTTGATTCCGCTtcgatgatttcattttgtactgaaaggtTTTCTGCTAAACTTAGGCTTCAAACCAAACCTGTTTTAGTGTCAATCTCAGGTATTAGTAATGTTATTACTAAATCTAAGCtaaatgttgatttaaatattaattctaggtaTGAACATGTCATATACTGCCATCTATTACAAGGTTGTTacctaatgattttataaacgtaaCCGACTGGGAAATTCCTTCTCAACTTTTTCTTGACGatcctaattttaatattcctgggTAAATCGACATTCTTCTAGGCGCTCAATACTATCTTTCGTTTCTTAAGCCTGTTCAATTAACTCATAATTCTAATCATACCATACTTCAAAAAACTCGCCTTGGAGTCATAGTCTCTGGTCAAATCCCTACTAAATCTAGTAAGCcgaaaaataattcagattcaatATCGCATTTTGTAAGTAACGAACAGCTTTCTTCTCAATTAGAGTCATTTTGGAGATAGGAAGAAATCGAAGATTGTTTACCAGGAATCCTTTTGCGAAAAACATttcgttgaaaataattttcctgaTGACAAAGCAGATTTATTGTATCTCTTCCTTGTAAGGAAAACTGCGCTTTAGGAGATCCTTATGAAAATGCAAGGCATAGTTTCAATTTGTTACATCGTAGATTCCAGAAAAACGCTAAACTTAGGAAGATTATTTCCATTTCATGATGGAATATCAAGAATTAGATCACATGCAACCTGTAGATTCATTTCAGTCTAAGGTTCCATCTGAAACCTTTTGTTTGCCCCACCACGCAGTATTTCGTGAATCTTCCACAAATATCAAAACTTCGAATGGCCGATCACTCAATTCAATTGTTGCTACGGGTCCAGAagtacaacaagatttattttcaattataattcgtTTTAGAACTCACAGCTATGTGCTATCAGGAGATATCCCCAAAATGTATAGACAAATTCGCATCAATCCTCAAGATTTTCCATTGCAAAGAATCCTCTGGTATGATAACGACAACTCATCAATCATTCCATacaatttacagtaatttatggTTTATCACCTTCAAGGTTTCTAGCTACAAGATGTTTGATCGAAATTTCGAATCAAAATGAAGCCTGCTTGCCGATCAATCAAGCAAGATTTTTATTTCGATGATTGCTTACCGGTGGTTACAACATCGATCAGTCAAAAGAATTATACAATGATATTTCATTATTGCATAACAAATATGGACTTCCGCTGCAGAAATGTGATTCAAATGTGCCTGATATGTTTGACAATTCTAGTTCCTTCATCAAATTAGacaaagtaattttaagattcttagattagttaaaattagtttaagtaAGTGTTATCAACTGCACGAATTTTGTGATTCAAGTAGTAGCGCATATGGTGCTTGTCTTTTTACCAGATCTGTTGATAGTAATGAACACGTTGAAATCCAGTTGTTCAAAGTCTAGAGTTGCTCCTGTCAAGCAAATCTCTTTTCCAAGGTTGGAGATGAACGCGGCTCTTCTGTTATCACGTCTATTCAATAAGGTTAagtgtattttaggtataaaatttcttgctccgGACTCTCAAGTACTACTTTATTAGTTGTAATCGCTTCCTAATAGATGGAAGATATTTGTCGCAAATAGAGTTTGCGAAATTCAAGAGTtaactaaggaatgcttatgGAAGCACGTTCCTTCGAGGGATACCCCGCAGACATCTTCTCACGTTTTTCTATGGCGAATGCATTAACTTCGTTACAACTTTGGTGGAATGGTCCGTCTTTTCTCAAAGAAGATGAGAATGCCTGGCCATCCAATCAACCATTTCTATGATTACCCCAGATTTGCTCAAGGAAGACAAGTCCAgcaaaactaatgtgttttcagCTACTCTTCAAACTACAGAAGCTGTAGAACTTTCAAAGCCATTTTAAACATACTTTCATATTGTCAttgctatatttataatttaagaaataaaaataatcgtatattGTCAGATCTGTCACCAGAAGAAATCTATTCCACGTTGGAAATACTTATGTCATGGTGGGCGGCATACACCTGATCCGGCGCCTCTTGCTCCTGAACATTTTTTAACCTTTGCTTCATTAACTTCCTTATCTGATCCTGATTTCTCAGGCATTAATGTAAACAGACTTGCTAGGTAGCagcttatacaaaaaatattaaatgatttttggaaAACATGGTCTAATGATTGCTTACATTCCTTGTAGCAGAGGAAcaagtgtaaaatttcaaatactaACATTTGTGTTGGTAATgtaatgtagttataattaaggaaaataaccTTCCTCTACTGATGTGGAAATTAGGAGTAATTGTTCCCAGGCAAGGATGGACTCATTGAATTAGCAGATGTAAAAACcaataatatcataataaaaagaaccattaacaaatttattgttcttCCAAATTTAAATGATTGTGATGACATGAGTCATTCTGAATGCAatcaataatacttatttaacttcatttaatttattttgctttcaattttttctctaatCAACATTGTATTGttgaattaactttaattatgtaaCTAATTTTATGTATCGCGCTTTATTTGTatgttaagttaatttataatgttataaaattataattggtgGGCGGTATGTTACATTCCACTTGTGCTGttgggtgctgctacctagcgagaaCTAGGGCTCTCTGGCAAGCTATGGTCATACCATGTCCTACatcataataccgcaaggagtggtcattatgaagTAGCGACCTGTATTTGACTTGGCACCAGAATCTGACCCAGACAGTCGTGTTGTacattcagtccggatggacacGCATACTAATGTTAGGATgaacagttattttctttttttacttatatgtGTTAACGTTATATGTTAGTTGTTCaatcatattttatcaaaatgtcaaaacaagtaattaaataacagttcaataagcaacaaggcattatttcaattcatcacctatgcatctacagttcatactcgctctaaaacctaCCAGAAAAGTTTTATGGTCCACCACTTCGCAACAGatctaacagtaataaaaaagattaagagaaaagTAATAATCTGTTTTACAAGAAGGCAATTCATTTTGCAATATTGTAATTTGTGAGCTGGTATTATCAGTATTAGCCAGAATAAAAATTCCTAATGTTTGGTTACTTTTTGGGGAGTTTACTGCTTTAATCATTGCCTATCAAGATACATCAGCAATATACTGTTAAATGGTACCTACCTAGttctatttaattttgatgatttatagTTTATGACTTTTGCTATTGTCATTTTATCTTGATTTCTTATCCTTCAATTCCTATGATGCCACTATCCAATTTCTTACTTACAATCCAAAAGAATTAGTTCTCATGATAAAtcaattattgagaaaaataccAATTTCAGATACTGTCAATCACACTTatccatataaaatttaaaacagcaatcttattacttatttttgataactagcaaatctttttaaaaattgtttgtaaggtTATGTAACCTTATGttctactgaaataaaatgtttggtATTCTGCATGTGTTATCTTCAGTAAAACATTTAAGTATTTCTGGTTGTGAAAACATATAggttatagtaatattaaaagtttcttGTATCAGTTTCAATCTTGTTTCAGCTGGACAGTTTacgtaaattgaaaaatgatgaaaCCCAACCAGTTAAAACCAACAGAAGGGAATTACAACCGTTACGAGGGCGGCCACTTATAAGTGCCAACATtattaaatggaatataaaaGTATGTATAAGCTGTATGTTATTATTGTCCTCATTAATTCTACTGttagttttaagaataaatttatgaatgaaaataagtaagttCTTTCCTGCTCAGTGATTGTGAATTCATTTACTGCAACAATTAATTTTCaacctcatataaaaaaaaaaatgacaagaactattgttacttattttttatgtttattctagttacaattaaaaatattcatttcccAAAGTTTTAACTTCAAGTTTCATTTCCTCTCCTTGTACAATTATCCTATATTTTTTGAATCTtcattgaaattgttttaatgatcAGTTTTATGATGAAATCACTTGTAACTGTGATGTAATCATTTTGGTTCTGTTAGTTAAGTTCAGTAAATCATTGTGCTTAACATGATGGAAAGAGAACTAACTATTCTAAAGGATGTTGGACTAACTTACCTGCAAATGAGTTATGTGATAGCGATTTTACGTATatgaatcaataaattttaagtaattttatcaagtatttcataataatgagatgaattcaaattattttacagatgaaTCGAAGTCGAAGAAATAAGGAGATAAAATTAAGCAATACAAAAAGAATTGAAGATTAAAATTACCAACTACATAACGTTTATCTAATAGTTTATCTGTTGtattgaaatttgtataaaaataataaaaaataaaatgtgatcttGATTTTATGcatatctttaattaatatatatatatatcttaaatgtcTAAATTGTGTGTTTGTAATTATAcagatgtgtgtatatatatatatattgtttcacaGAATTATGTAATGTGGTACACCATTGTAACTACAATAGTGGTTTGAGAATGTTGCATTGACAGAGAAGTAGTACACATTAAATGAAACATTCATATTTCTATAgagaaatataaatagatttataaacacATCACGCatgatatgataaaataattatgaccTGTGTCATGTTGTGGCTTAAGCCATAATTTTGTTACTCTTTACTGCTTCTGACATAAGCAGCAGAATCAAAATGATACAAATTATGACTCATATTTAGAAatcatgtataacattttttatttgttacatactATCTGAGATCATCTTTGGATTGAACCTAGTTTGTGGATAttatagaagtataaaaaaaaagcaataatgttTTTCTAGAAATAGAATCATTTTATAATAGAAGCAGAACAGTCAACTTATtcttctgtattttaataaaatatttatcaatacttgttttttacatgtacatatgcatgcatacacacacacacacgttgtTTCATTTAAACACCCCAGgcaattttcttgtaaactacacacaatacaaaaaaatgatctaaacaaaatttactaagaTTGGAGGGAGATACCTCATGGTGGACATGGATTTAAACTTGAACTTTACCTTGactgttatttcaaggttaacacaatCTTTTCAAAATGGAATAACTTATTTCTGACTCGTCTATGAAAAGAGCGAAAACTTTTCACATGACTAACCATCAGATATAGTGTTATATGGGTTTTCTGTCTATGGTTGTGCTAATATAGGaattgtcttttatcacttgaaaacaatttgcttttgtgtttttgtaGCATATATCTGAATGGAGaaacttttaagtgaaaaataaacacaatcgcctcattaatttattttctttacatatgtacttataaatgtaagtaaaaatgtttataatagattttttctcatgaaatgaattcattattgtttacatgttaGGTTATAGGCTAATTTCATGACCCCCTTGACCACCCCCCTGTGGAGGTCACGACCCTCCCGCCACCGGTTGAGAAACATTTTCATGCCCTAGCATATGGTCACATAGCTATGAAAACGAAAAATCAATTTGTTTGTGATGATGTTTTATAAAAGATAGAAATGTAATAACTTGTACCAACTTTTTTATGTTGGTGCCAATACTGTTAACAAGCCATCCATATATGGTTAAATAATACAAGCTTCAATCCTATGCAGCTTGCAAAATATTTGGTATCACTTATTAGAGaacattatctaaaaaaacatCAATATCCATCTGTATCTAACCTTACAGTAGAACTCTTTTCATacaactcaacacaatacttcagtAAATGAGAAATTGCCTTATTATGATTCCattgccattattattaaactaccttaccatttaaagaattttcctactgatttatttaatatacaattaaaaggtttccttttattgaaataataataatactctatagatgaatttttaaataacaccaaTTAAAAAACCCCTGAATTCCCTGGATTTTGTTGAAAATGCACATAGATTTGCATTTAGATTATTTTCATTCATGTCTTCTgaattgtagataattttatagttattccttatatttaatatcttcatgtatttactttaacgttattttttccatatgcttatatttttataaaaatgataaacacaatttttgtttcttgataTGTGACACATGAaactaatctgtttttattttaaaaattaatctgaagtcaaaatttttctattgcccaatgtttttgagaaatcccaaaatataatttttttaaatatttgatattatatgATTCATGATTAcagatatgtttttattttatatagttacttTAAGTGATAACTAtatacttttaacttttattgatcAGTTGTTAaccatgaaataataatttaagtcatAACAAAGACATCAATCATATCATACCATTCTATTGAAGCATAAATGAACAAGATTCATTATGTCTGTACAATTCACAACACAAAGCTTGTTGGCTTTGTTAGGCTATGGGTTTAAATAGTacaagggacgatcagaaagtaagttacatccCTCTATTAATCAAACACataataagacaatttttttttattaacaaagattgcatatttttattttttttgacataatcaccaagtttttctaaacgCTTTTCATACCTTGCAACAAGTTTTTCagttccactctcataaaaattttgtctaaTTTCCTTCAACTATTTAAGGAcgtttccttcagttcatcatcattagtgaaATGCTCCCCTCCCAGGTCTTGCTTGagggaatggtcgaaatgagactgtacaagactacacttcatttacactcatacatatcatcctcagaagtattatctggagttttaccagaggctaaacatgaaaaagaaaggtcttgcttgagaggaccaaacaggtggtagcTGCAAGGTGCTGGGTGAATTTTTGCAGCAATTCCTTTGTCACAcgagctgaatgaggagtagtgttgtcatgaagaaaaacgaCCCCGTCGCTCAATTTTCCAAATCTTCGATATTTAATGGTTTTacgcaattttttaaaagtatcacAGTAGATTTGGCATTAATTGTTGTTCCTTGGGGCATAAATTCATTGTAAACAATTCCCTCAGGAtcaaaaaagactgtcagcataacc of Lycorma delicatula isolate Av1 chromosome 9, ASM4794821v1, whole genome shotgun sequence contains these proteins:
- the LOC142330337 gene encoding carbonic anhydrase 1-like isoform X2; this encodes MTIVYMEIQIFLLLAVSSCYVSGFRKGNCSSHSDNKHFLDGCHRTVSVQIETNLELFNPPLPQLSGSFLKDTYVFENIHYHWGKENYFGSEHFINGESFSLETHMVTFKKSYGDINNALKYKDGVVVLTFFAKEGERNKKFDNFLQYIPKISTGNCSVKVPTLDVILWFLPELIESNRFSNYFAYPGSLTTPPFTESVTFIIIPEPVTVSHVQLDSLRKLKNDETQPVKTNRRELQPLRGRPLISANIIKWNIKMNRSRRNKEIKLSNTKRIED